A part of Gemmatimonas groenlandica genomic DNA contains:
- a CDS encoding enoyl-[acyl-carrier-protein] reductase yields MLPIDLSGKRALVAGVADDGGFGFAVAKAFAEAGASVCVATWPPALNIFLNLLERGKMDESRKLRDGSLLTFERIYPLDAIYDSLEDAPDDVRSSKRYKDVGDFSIGGLAQRIAADFGDQSLDIVFHSLANGPEVKKPLLEVSRAGYLAASSASAYSLVSMVQRLAPLMRPGGSVCSLTYMASERAIPGYGGGMSSAKAALESDTRVLSFEAGRKYGLRVNTISAGPFASRAASAIGIIDKMVKYCAANAPLAEELTATEVGNTAAFLSSALASGITGSTVYVDKGYHAMGMAVTMPPGVEPLGA; encoded by the coding sequence ATGCTACCCATCGATCTTTCCGGCAAGCGCGCCCTCGTGGCGGGCGTCGCCGACGACGGCGGCTTCGGGTTCGCCGTTGCAAAGGCCTTCGCGGAGGCCGGCGCCTCTGTCTGCGTCGCCACGTGGCCGCCTGCGCTCAACATCTTCCTCAACCTGCTCGAACGCGGGAAGATGGATGAATCCCGCAAACTGCGCGATGGATCGCTGCTCACCTTCGAGCGCATCTATCCACTCGACGCCATCTACGACTCGCTCGAGGATGCGCCGGACGACGTGCGCAGCTCGAAGCGCTACAAGGATGTCGGCGACTTCTCGATCGGCGGACTCGCCCAGCGCATCGCGGCCGACTTCGGCGACCAGTCACTCGACATTGTCTTCCATTCGCTCGCCAACGGCCCTGAAGTGAAGAAGCCGCTGCTGGAGGTCAGTCGCGCCGGCTACCTCGCGGCGTCCAGCGCCAGCGCGTATTCGCTCGTGTCCATGGTGCAGCGGCTCGCGCCGCTCATGCGTCCGGGCGGCTCGGTCTGCTCGCTCACGTACATGGCCAGTGAACGCGCCATTCCCGGCTACGGCGGCGGCATGTCATCGGCGAAGGCTGCGCTCGAGAGCGATACGCGGGTGCTGTCGTTCGAAGCAGGTCGCAAGTATGGCTTGCGTGTCAATACGATCAGCGCCGGCCCGTTTGCGTCGCGCGCGGCCAGCGCCATCGGCATCATCGACAAGATGGTGAAGTACTGCGCCGCGAACGCACCGCTCGCCGAAGAACTCACCGCCACAGAAGTCGGCAACACGGCGGCGTTTCTCTCCAGCGCGTTGGCCAGCGGCATCACCGGCTCCACGGTGTACGTCGATAAGGGATACCACGCGATGGGGATGGCCGTCACGATGCCACCGGGCGTAGAGCCGCTCGGCGCGTAG
- a CDS encoding L-threonylcarbamoyladenylate synthase, giving the protein MAGAPILTLDPDNPDPVVVEHAAALLRRGGLVAFPTETVYGLGANALDPDAVVAIYTAKGRPAWNPVIAHVPDVAAARVLTRYWPPAADRLAAAFWPGPLTMVLPKAPQVPDVATAGLDAVALRIPAHPVALALLRAAGVPIAAPSANRFTQISPTTAQHVQASLGDRVGLILDGGPSSVGIESTVVDLTGPDAVVLRPGMISAADLELALRGSGVAVRMATVTVSHDAPTATAAPQRSPGMADRHYAPRADVWLFDAEQCSEIDAALADRRAGTGTVTALLRTTTLSVPDDTIVRMPDDPAAYARALYAALHAADATGASLIVIERPPDDDRWAGLRDRLTRAAR; this is encoded by the coding sequence ATGGCTGGCGCTCCCATTCTCACGCTTGACCCCGACAACCCGGATCCCGTGGTCGTCGAGCACGCGGCCGCCCTGCTTCGGCGCGGTGGGCTCGTCGCCTTCCCGACCGAAACGGTGTACGGCTTGGGGGCCAATGCGCTCGACCCCGACGCCGTGGTGGCCATCTACACGGCGAAGGGGCGTCCCGCCTGGAACCCGGTGATCGCCCACGTGCCCGACGTGGCGGCCGCCCGCGTGCTCACCCGCTACTGGCCGCCAGCCGCCGACCGCTTGGCCGCCGCGTTCTGGCCGGGTCCGCTCACCATGGTGCTGCCCAAGGCCCCTCAGGTGCCCGACGTGGCCACGGCCGGGCTCGACGCCGTCGCTCTACGGATTCCGGCGCATCCGGTGGCGCTGGCCCTGCTCCGGGCCGCCGGCGTGCCCATCGCAGCCCCCAGCGCCAACCGATTCACCCAGATCAGTCCCACCACCGCCCAGCACGTGCAGGCGTCGCTCGGCGACCGCGTGGGCCTCATTCTCGACGGGGGCCCGAGTTCGGTGGGCATCGAAAGTACGGTGGTCGACCTCACCGGCCCGGACGCGGTCGTGCTACGGCCTGGCATGATCTCCGCCGCCGATCTCGAACTCGCCCTGCGTGGCTCGGGCGTCGCGGTCCGCATGGCGACCGTCACGGTGTCGCACGACGCGCCGACGGCGACGGCGGCGCCTCAACGCTCGCCCGGCATGGCCGATCGCCATTACGCCCCGCGCGCCGATGTCTGGCTCTTCGACGCCGAGCAGTGTTCGGAGATCGACGCCGCGCTCGCCGACCGACGTGCAGGAACCGGCACCGTAACGGCGCTCCTCAGAACGACCACGCTGTCGGTGCCGGATGACACGATCGTTCGCATGCCCGACGATCCGGCGGCCTATGCGCGAGCGCTCTACGCCGCTCTGCACGCGGCCGACGCCACCGGCGCCTCGCTCATCGTGATTGAGCGTCCGCCCGATGACGACCGCTGGGCCGGCCTCCGCGATCGACTCACCCGCGCGGCGCGGTAG
- a CDS encoding SDR family oxidoreductase, whose amino-acid sequence MSGRFTGQVVLITGASSGIGAELARQFAADGARVALAARDVARLESVAADCRALGAEALVVHGDVGVESSCASMVERTVAHFGQLDVLVNNAGMGSSGLFEDVTDLTIFDTLMRVNYLGSVWCTAHALPHLKRSKGRIVAISSLTGLTGVPKRTAYAATKHAMAGFFDSLRIELDGTGVSVTMIYPGFVFSEINQRALSPDGTPFGDRGYKRRKGETMETDECGRLILAAVAARDRDLVMTWRGKIGRLLKLMSPALVDRIARGVIESRQ is encoded by the coding sequence GTGAGCGGTCGCTTCACCGGGCAGGTCGTGCTGATCACCGGCGCCTCGAGTGGGATCGGCGCGGAGTTGGCACGACAGTTTGCCGCGGACGGCGCCCGTGTGGCGCTCGCCGCTCGTGATGTCGCGCGACTGGAATCCGTAGCCGCCGACTGCCGGGCGTTGGGAGCCGAGGCGTTGGTGGTGCATGGTGACGTGGGCGTCGAGTCGTCATGCGCGTCGATGGTCGAGCGCACTGTCGCACACTTCGGACAGCTCGACGTGCTGGTGAACAACGCCGGCATGGGCTCGAGCGGACTATTCGAAGACGTCACTGATCTCACGATTTTCGACACGCTGATGCGAGTGAACTACCTCGGCAGCGTGTGGTGCACCGCCCATGCCTTGCCGCATCTCAAGCGCTCGAAGGGCCGCATCGTAGCGATCTCGAGTCTCACCGGGCTCACCGGCGTCCCCAAGCGCACCGCGTACGCCGCCACCAAGCACGCGATGGCAGGCTTCTTCGACTCGCTTCGTATCGAGCTCGACGGCACCGGCGTATCCGTCACGATGATCTATCCCGGGTTCGTGTTTTCGGAGATCAATCAGCGGGCGCTGTCCCCCGATGGCACCCCGTTCGGCGATCGCGGCTACAAGCGCCGGAAGGGCGAAACGATGGAAACCGACGAGTGCGGTCGCCTCATTCTCGCGGCCGTGGCGGCGCGCGATCGCGATCTCGTGATGACCTGGCGCGGCAAGATCGGCCGCCTGCTCAAACTGATGTCGCCCGCGCTGGTGGACCGGATTGCCCGCGGTGTGATCGAGTCGCGGCAGTAG
- a CDS encoding 2'-5' RNA ligase family protein: MAATFGIFVLAELPGEAGAMVREIQQRFDPKLARLTPPHVTLVGSSGVGAMPTDTPVARIREALEPIAASTAPMELALGLPHRFMQTDIVSLPLDHNGPLRALHERIARSGLPFKQARFRFTPHCTLSFYPMLTPARERELLAMRVNAPAIIERLQVYLTRDPQPSKLLFEVALTGELTGSGSLGAASGRSTSRA, encoded by the coding sequence ATGGCGGCGACCTTCGGCATTTTCGTACTGGCAGAGCTTCCTGGCGAAGCAGGTGCCATGGTGCGAGAGATTCAACAGCGTTTCGATCCCAAGCTGGCCCGGCTCACGCCTCCACACGTGACGCTGGTCGGCTCTTCGGGCGTGGGCGCGATGCCCACGGATACCCCGGTCGCGCGCATTCGGGAGGCGCTGGAACCGATCGCAGCCAGCACGGCACCCATGGAACTCGCGCTGGGGCTGCCGCACCGGTTCATGCAGACGGATATCGTGTCGTTGCCGTTGGACCACAACGGGCCGCTGCGGGCGCTACACGAACGGATCGCGCGCAGCGGACTGCCGTTCAAGCAGGCGCGGTTCCGTTTCACGCCGCATTGCACACTCAGCTTCTATCCCATGCTCACGCCGGCGCGCGAACGCGAGTTGCTGGCCATGCGCGTGAATGCCCCGGCGATCATCGAACGGCTGCAGGTCTATCTCACACGTGATCCGCAGCCGTCCAAGCTGTTGTTCGAGGTCGCGCTGACCGGCGAGCTTACGGGCAGCGGGTCTCTGGGCGCAGCTTCTGGTAGGTCGACATCGCGTGCTTGA